One Cucumis sativus cultivar 9930 chromosome 1, Cucumber_9930_V3, whole genome shotgun sequence DNA segment encodes these proteins:
- the LOC101222222 gene encoding protein TIFY 6B isoform X1, with the protein MEWDFLGLNSKNVAMPLPMPLKEEFQDNSKNSAMVSGSSSMQWSFSNKVSAVPQLLSFKASQDERQRKITADPLVSSDIHRPYSSKNVASDKKPVNQYAMAVNYPFQNAEALSLHRSQDVKMFPISNQAPVPMAFNVPVFQSHLVSSPQPMVGSNVNLQPFGGVPIATSLSVPFTSSVGTTELRNVSKPPGSMAQLTIFYAGSVCVYNDISPEKAQAVMLLAGSGGLPQTQNNILSTGQVKASFAGENFQGMPHLELSTATKPIKTSASHPKHSETPIDACSVAPVSPIPPTFIPAAVPQARKASLARFLEKRRERTNTCPYSVAKKTSDCSSSTLDLMA; encoded by the exons CAATGGTGAGTGGTTCTTCAAGTATGCAATGGTCATTCTCAAACAAGGTTTCTGCTGTTCCACAATTGCTGTCTTTCAAGGCTTCTCAAGATGAGAGGCAAAGGAAAATCACTGCTGACCCACTCGTCTCTTCAGACATTCATAGGCCATATTCTTCT AAGAATGTAGCTTCAGATAAGAAGCCTGTAAACCAGTATGCAATGGCAGTTAATTACCCTTTCCAAAATGCCGAGGCCCTTTCGCTTCATCGTTCACAAGATGTGAAAATGTTTCCAATTTCCAACCAAGCACCAGTTCCAATGGCTTTCAATGTGCCAGTATTTCAATCCCATTTGGTTTCTTCTCCTCAACCTATGGTTGGTTCCAATGTTAACTTGCAGCCATTTGGTGGGGTTCCAATTGCAACCTCCCTTTCGGTTCCTTTTACCAGCTCTGTTGGTACAACTGAGTTAAG GAATGTTTCAAAACCTCCCGGTTCGATGGCGCAGCTTACAATCTTTTATGCTGGATCCGTGTGTGTTTATAATGATATATCTCCTGAGAAG gCTCAGGCTGTTATGCTTTTAGCTGGCAGTGGTGGGCTGCCTCAAACACAAAACAACATACTTTCCACAGGTCAAGTGAAGGCATCATTTGCTGGAGAAAATTTCCAAGGAATGCCACACCTTGAGCTATCTACTGCGACTAAACCTATAAAAACCTCAGCTTCTCATCCCAAGCATTCTGAAACTCCCATCGATGCCTGTTCTGTTGCACCAGTTTCCCCGATTCCCCCAACATTCATACCTGCAG CTGTACCTCAGGCTCGAAAGGCATCCTTGGCTCGGTTTTTAGAGAAGCGCAGAGAACG GACAAACACTTGTCCCTACAGTGTTGCAAAGAAAACATCAGACTGCTCATCCTCAACCTTGGATCTGATGGCCTGA
- the LOC101222222 gene encoding protein TIFY 6B isoform X2 encodes MEWDFLGLNSKNVAMPLPMPLKEEFQDNSKNSAMVSGSSSMQWSFSNKVSAVPQLLSFKASQDERQRKITADPLVSSDIHRPYSSNVASDKKPVNQYAMAVNYPFQNAEALSLHRSQDVKMFPISNQAPVPMAFNVPVFQSHLVSSPQPMVGSNVNLQPFGGVPIATSLSVPFTSSVGTTELRNVSKPPGSMAQLTIFYAGSVCVYNDISPEKAQAVMLLAGSGGLPQTQNNILSTGQVKASFAGENFQGMPHLELSTATKPIKTSASHPKHSETPIDACSVAPVSPIPPTFIPAAVPQARKASLARFLEKRRERTNTCPYSVAKKTSDCSSSTLDLMA; translated from the exons CAATGGTGAGTGGTTCTTCAAGTATGCAATGGTCATTCTCAAACAAGGTTTCTGCTGTTCCACAATTGCTGTCTTTCAAGGCTTCTCAAGATGAGAGGCAAAGGAAAATCACTGCTGACCCACTCGTCTCTTCAGACATTCATAGGCCATATTCTTCT AATGTAGCTTCAGATAAGAAGCCTGTAAACCAGTATGCAATGGCAGTTAATTACCCTTTCCAAAATGCCGAGGCCCTTTCGCTTCATCGTTCACAAGATGTGAAAATGTTTCCAATTTCCAACCAAGCACCAGTTCCAATGGCTTTCAATGTGCCAGTATTTCAATCCCATTTGGTTTCTTCTCCTCAACCTATGGTTGGTTCCAATGTTAACTTGCAGCCATTTGGTGGGGTTCCAATTGCAACCTCCCTTTCGGTTCCTTTTACCAGCTCTGTTGGTACAACTGAGTTAAG GAATGTTTCAAAACCTCCCGGTTCGATGGCGCAGCTTACAATCTTTTATGCTGGATCCGTGTGTGTTTATAATGATATATCTCCTGAGAAG gCTCAGGCTGTTATGCTTTTAGCTGGCAGTGGTGGGCTGCCTCAAACACAAAACAACATACTTTCCACAGGTCAAGTGAAGGCATCATTTGCTGGAGAAAATTTCCAAGGAATGCCACACCTTGAGCTATCTACTGCGACTAAACCTATAAAAACCTCAGCTTCTCATCCCAAGCATTCTGAAACTCCCATCGATGCCTGTTCTGTTGCACCAGTTTCCCCGATTCCCCCAACATTCATACCTGCAG CTGTACCTCAGGCTCGAAAGGCATCCTTGGCTCGGTTTTTAGAGAAGCGCAGAGAACG GACAAACACTTGTCCCTACAGTGTTGCAAAGAAAACATCAGACTGCTCATCCTCAACCTTGGATCTGATGGCCTGA